The uncultured Campylobacter sp. DNA segment GAAAAACGTCGTCAAAATAAGCGGTAAGTTAAGACGAAAGCTATATTTTTATAAGTAGCAAGCAAGGCAAGGTTAGGGCTTAGATACTATAACGGCAAAGACACAAAACAAATAAGGCGTTTACAAAGCGATATTTCTACAAAGAATCTCTAACGTATTTTACTAAAATAGATAAGGTAGGCTCCGCTTAGGTTTCATTGAACCAATTTAAACCCAAAACATCGCTAAAATAGAGCCAAAAACGAGCTGATACTATCTGCGGCAGTTTTTGCAATCCTTGACGGTTACTAGCACGTTCATCTTTTCGATTAGATTGCCTAATTTTCTCTCCAAATTTTCCTTATACGTATCCAGCGCCTCGCAAAAATCATAGTCCTCTACGCTCCCGCAGCTCTCGCAAACCACGTGAATATGAGGATGGCTAAAGATATCGTAACGCGCCTTTTGGTTTGGCATATTGACCTCGACGACTAGTCCCTCGTCTTTGAGCATATTTAGGTTTTTATATACCGTCGCTAGCGATACGGATGGATTTTCTGCGCAAATCTCTTCGTATAGCTCATCGATCGTAGGATGAGAGTGGCGATCGAGGATTTTTAGTACGCTGAGGCGTTGCGGGGTGGCTTTAAGGCCGCGATTTTTAAGAAGTTCCATATAGTTCATCGTTTTTCCTGGTATTTTTTCCTAAATATACAAAAAAATTATTTAAAACTTCTTTATAGTTGGTAATATAAATTATTATCTGCTAAAATTT contains these protein-coding regions:
- a CDS encoding Fur family transcriptional regulator, with amino-acid sequence MNYMELLKNRGLKATPQRLSVLKILDRHSHPTIDELYEEICAENPSVSLATVYKNLNMLKDEGLVVEVNMPNQKARYDIFSHPHIHVVCESCGSVEDYDFCEALDTYKENLERKLGNLIEKMNVLVTVKDCKNCRR